One Brassica napus cultivar Da-Ae chromosome A1, Da-Ae, whole genome shotgun sequence genomic region harbors:
- the LOC106351432 gene encoding zinc finger CCCH domain-containing protein 36 encodes MDTRKRAGSFNSNGGGGGFKKSKQEMESYSTGLGSKSKPCTKFFSTSGCPFGDNCHFLHYVPGGYNAVAQLTNMALPMPQASRNMQGPGGVGGGRFAGRGGESGPGHVSSFGASATAKISVDASLAGAIIGKGGVSSKQICRQTGAKLSIQDHERDPNLKNIELEGTFEQINEASVMVRELIGRLNSAASRRPPGGGGGGIGGGVGSEGKPHPGSNFKTKMCERFAKGNCTFGDRCHFAHGEAELRRSGVA; translated from the exons ATGGATACTCGTAAGAGAGCTGGCTCATTCAACTCCAATGGCGGCGGCGGAGGATTCAAGAAGTCTAAGCAAG AGATGGAATCATATTCAACTGGTTTAGGCAGCAAATCCAAGCCTTGCACTAAATTTTTCag CACTTCTGGCTGTCCTTTTGGAGATAACTGCCACTTCTTGCACTACGTTCCCGGAGGATACAATGCTGTAGCACAGCTGACAAACATGGCACTACCCATGCCTCAAGCTTCCAGAAACATGCAAGGACCTGGTGGTGTTGGAGGAGGGAGATTCGCAGGGAGAGGAGGAGAGTCTGGACCTGGCCATGTCTCTAGCTTCGGTGCATCAGCCACTGCGAAGATCAGCGTGGACGCTTCTTTGGCCGGGGCCATCATTGGGAAAGGAGGAGTCAGTTCGAAGCAGATATGTCGTCAGACGGGGGCGAAGCTGTCGATTCAAGATCACGAGAGGGATCCGAACCTGAAGAACATTGAGCTTGAAGGGACGTTTGAGCAGATAAACGAAGCGAGTGTGATGGTTAGGGAGCTGATTGGGAGGCTTAACTCTGCAGCTAGTAGGAGACCAcctggcggtggtggtggtgggatTGGTGGTGGGGTTGGTTCAGAAGGGAAACCGCATCCAGGGAGCAACTTCAAGACGAAGATGTGTGAGAGGTTCGCGAAAGGGAACTGTACGTTTGGGGATAGATGTCACTTTGCGCACGGGGAAGCAGAGCTGCGCAGGTCAGGAGTTGCCTAA